In the candidate division WOR-3 bacterium genome, GTGGATTTAAAATTCCTTAAATTTACGGTATAATTGATAAAAATCCTCCAGGGTCAACTCAGCCGGCCTTCTCTGCAGAAGACGGCTGTTCAATCCTCGAGGTGGGTTTTTGAAATAATGCACAATACAATTTTTTATTGACTTACGGCGATATCGAAAAATACCTTTCACGAACTCAAAAAAATCTTCTTCATCATTCAAGCGGATCAAGGGCTTTCTTTTCTTCAGTGAAATCACAACGGAACTGACTTTTGGAGGAGGTGAAAAGAAACGCGGCGGAATTGTAAAACCTTTTTCTCCGTTGAAACAATAGGTGATGAAAAGGGTGGTCGCACCGTATTCTCTGGAACCCGGTCGGGCGAATATTCGTTGGCCGTATTCTTTTTGAATGGTTAAAACCGCTCGTTTGATGAGTCGGCGTTCCTTAATCAACTTTTTCAGAATTTCTGAAGTTATTGAATAGGGAATATTACCGACCACCACCAACTGACCGTATTCTGACAGGGACAAGTCCAAAAAGTTTTTGTTTATTACTGAAACATTCGGAAAAGCCTTTTCACCAAGGATTTCCGCTAATTTCCCATCCATTTCCACGGCGAATACCTTTCTGGCGGCGGAGGCGATGAACTGTGTCAAAACTCCTTTACCCGCACCGATCTCAAGCACGACTTCATCTGAGACATCTGCAAAATCAACGATCTTCTTTGCGAAATACCTGCTCTTCAGAAAATGCTGCCCCAGTCTTCTCCTATAAGAACGCTTCGTCATTCAAGCCTTTGATGTAAAGAAGAAAATATCTATTCATCCAGAGAAAAGAGAACGGCGGCGTTGTTGTCGAGAATCCGCTCAAGCCCGGACGGCGCCATCTCAAGAATTTGAGCTGCAGCCTTTAATGTTTCCATGATATACGCCGGTTCATTCCGCTTCCCCCGATAGCCGACCGGTGAAAGAAAGGGTGCGTCGGTCTCCAGCAGGATTCTGTCGACGGGAATTTTTTTAAAGATCTCCCGTGTCCGTTTTGAAAAAGTCAGAATCCCGCCGAACCCGAGATAAAAACCCATGTCGAGTATGACCTTCGCCTGTTCAAAAGTTCCGCTGTAACAATGGAATACCCCGTAGTAGAAATCTTCTTTTTCAAGAATGCCGATTGTGTCATCAATCGAATTCCTGGTATGAATGAGTAACGGCAGACAATATTCCCGGGCGACGGTGATGTGTCGACGAAAGAGTTCCTGCTGGGCTTCTCTGGAAGAACTGTCGCGGTAATAATCAAGGCCTGTCTCACCCACCGCGTAGATCTTCTTTTCCTTAAGAAGTCTTTCAATATCCTGGAACTGCTCCAGGGAATCGGCGGCAAGTTCATTGGGATGAATTCCGACGGCAGGCAACAACCAGGGTTCATTCTCTGCGATTCTGACTGCCTCCTGACTCGTCTTCACGTCATAGCCGGCATTGATGATCTTATGAACACCGACACTCTTCGCCCGTTTCAAGACCTCAGGAAGGTCCCTGTTGAATTGAGGATCACTTAAATGGCAGTGAGTGTCAATCAATTCTGTGTTTCTGCTACTTTATTACAGCACCTGATGAAACAGGTCTGTCCGTGGTCAATAAAACGACCCCTTCTTTACTGTCCGCCGCCAGGAGCATCCCATAGGACATAACCCCTCTTATCTTCGCCGGCTTTAAGTTCTCGAGCACGATTATCGTCTTACCGATCAATTCTTCAGGTTTATAATACTTACCGATACCGGCGACGATCTCGCGTCTGGTCTCCCCGATCTCGACCACACACTTCAAAAGATTTTCACTCCCTTTGACAATCTCCGCTTCCAGAACCTTCGCCGTCTTTATCACCACCTTTTGAAATTCTTCAATGGAAATCTCTCTCTTCTTGAGTTTACTGACCTGGAGATCGACGGTCGCATCATCGATCTTTTTAAAGAGAATCTCCACCTTCCCGATTGTCGGGGCGACGTCCGGAGAACTGATATCATCCCAGGTCTGGGGTTTGAAATTTATGAACTTCTTTATTTTGTCGGCGGTAAAAGGAAGAAACGGTTCGATCAAAACAGCAAGGGAGGTTACGATCTTCATACATACATACATCGTTCTTTCACAAATCAAGGGGTTGGTCTTACGTGTCAACCATGGCTCTTCATGGTCAAAATAACGATTCGCCTCCTGGGCGATCTTCATCACCTCCTGGAGTGCGCTCTTGAATTCAAAGTTCTCGATCTTGGCGCCGATTTTATCGGGAGCGTTATGAAGCAGTTCAAGAATCCGGTTGTCGCTCTCAGTGAAGGCTGATGCCGTGGGAACAGAGGAATTATAATATTTGCCGATGAAGGTAAGGGTGCGGTTAATGAAATTTCCCAGGATGTCGGCGAGCTCATTATTGTGCCATGCCTGAAAATCACGCCAGGCGAAATCCGAATCACGTGTTTCAGGGGCATTACGGGTCAAGGCATAACGCAGGGAATCAGCATCAAATTCCTTCAGGTACTCAGGCAGCCAGATTGCATATCCCTTTGATGTCGAAAGTTTCTCACCTTCCAGCTTAAGAAATTGATTCGCCGGAATATAAGAAGGCAGAGCGTACTCTCCGTATGCCATAAGCATCGCCGGCCAGATTAAAGCGTGAAATACGATATTGTCTTTGCCGATGAAGTGGACCAGTTTCACGTCTTTGTTCAACCAGTATTCCTTCCATAAATCCGGTTCGCCCTTATTCTCCGCCCACTCCATTGTTGAAGAGATGTATCCGATGGGCGCATCAAACCACACATAGAGCACCTTACCCTTTGCCTCTTCCAGCGGAACAGGAACGCCCCAGGACATATCTCTTGTAATGGGACGGTCCTGAAGCCCTTCTTTAAGCCATCCTTTGACAAACGTCAACACGTGTTCTTTCCAATCCCGCTTCTGTTCGATCCATTCACTCAACCTGTCCTGGAATGCGGAAAGTTTGAAATACCAGTGCTTTGTCTTCCTCTTCTCGGGTGTTTCCCCGCATATCAAACAACGGGGTTCCACAAGGTCGAACGGCTCAAGCCATCGTCCGCAACTTTCACATTGATCTCCCTTTGCGTTGTCGGCTGCACACCGCGGACACTTTCCGCCGATATAGCGGTCAGGAAGAAAACGTTTGCATTTGGGGCAGTAAAACTGTTCGATCTCCTTCGGATAAATAAATCCTTTGTTATATATCTTTGTAAAAAAATCCTGTGCCAACCGATAGTGGAGGGGTATCGTGGTGCGCGAGAAATTTTCAAACAAAATTCCGAAATCCTTGAAGGCCTGTTTAATGGAATTGTGGTAATGATCAACAATCTGACGGGGTGTTTTCTTCTGTTGTTCGGCGCTTATCGTCACCGGCACACCGTGTTCATCCGTTCCGCAGATATGAATGATGTCTCTGTTCTTCAACCGTTGATATCGAACATAAATGTCAGCCGGCAAATAGGCGCCTGCCAGATGACCGAGATGAATGTCACCGTTGGCATAAGGCAAAGCACTCGTCACCAATATTTTCATAAAGTATTATAAATAAATGTAAATAAAAGTCAAGTATGCTCAACCTGAATTTAACCTTTGACATCGGCTCTTTTTTGGATAAAATTAATAGTGTTTTTGTCGTTGATACTTTTGATGATATCACCACCCCATGGTGTGACGGCGGTCGACAAACCCAATGACGGCGGGTCAACCATTCTTATAACCTGGCGGCTTTCAGCCGATGATACACTCATCGACAAATATGTAATCTTCCGTAAAGCATCACCCGATACAGTTTATGAAAAGATCGGTTCCACGGCTCCGGGCAATACAAATTTTGAGGACGACAAAACCAGAGACGGGCTGGAATATGTTTATAAAGTAGCGGCGGAAAAAGACAGCGAACTCTTTTTCTCCCAACCCAGTGAAGGGGCTGTGTCCTCTCCCCAGAT is a window encoding:
- a CDS encoding TatD family deoxyribonuclease, with the translated sequence MIDTHCHLSDPQFNRDLPEVLKRAKSVGVHKIINAGYDVKTSQEAVRIAENEPWLLPAVGIHPNELAADSLEQFQDIERLLKEKKIYAVGETGLDYYRDSSSREAQQELFRRHITVAREYCLPLLIHTRNSIDDTIGILEKEDFYYGVFHCYSGTFEQAKVILDMGFYLGFGGILTFSKRTREIFKKIPVDRILLETDAPFLSPVGYRGKRNEPAYIMETLKAAAQILEMAPSGLERILDNNAAVLFSLDE
- the rsmA gene encoding ribosomal RNA small subunit methyltransferase A, which codes for MTKRSYRRRLGQHFLKSRYFAKKIVDFADVSDEVVLEIGAGKGVLTQFIASAARKVFAVEMDGKLAEILGEKAFPNVSVINKNFLDLSLSEYGQLVVVGNIPYSITSEILKKLIKERRLIKRAVLTIQKEYGQRIFARPGSREYGATTLFITYCFNGEKGFTIPPRFFSPPPKVSSVVISLKKRKPLIRLNDEEDFFEFVKGIFRYRRKSIKNCIVHYFKNPPRGLNSRLLQRRPAELTLEDFYQLYRKFKEF
- a CDS encoding methionine--tRNA ligase; the encoded protein is MKILVTSALPYANGDIHLGHLAGAYLPADIYVRYQRLKNRDIIHICGTDEHGVPVTISAEQQKKTPRQIVDHYHNSIKQAFKDFGILFENFSRTTIPLHYRLAQDFFTKIYNKGFIYPKEIEQFYCPKCKRFLPDRYIGGKCPRCAADNAKGDQCESCGRWLEPFDLVEPRCLICGETPEKRKTKHWYFKLSAFQDRLSEWIEQKRDWKEHVLTFVKGWLKEGLQDRPITRDMSWGVPVPLEEAKGKVLYVWFDAPIGYISSTMEWAENKGEPDLWKEYWLNKDVKLVHFIGKDNIVFHALIWPAMLMAYGEYALPSYIPANQFLKLEGEKLSTSKGYAIWLPEYLKEFDADSLRYALTRNAPETRDSDFAWRDFQAWHNNELADILGNFINRTLTFIGKYYNSSVPTASAFTESDNRILELLHNAPDKIGAKIENFEFKSALQEVMKIAQEANRYFDHEEPWLTRKTNPLICERTMYVCMKIVTSLAVLIEPFLPFTADKIKKFINFKPQTWDDISSPDVAPTIGKVEILFKKIDDATVDLQVSKLKKREISIEEFQKVVIKTAKVLEAEIVKGSENLLKCVVEIGETRREIVAGIGKYYKPEELIGKTIIVLENLKPAKIRGVMSYGMLLAADSKEGVVLLTTDRPVSSGAVIK